A single window of Qipengyuania sediminis DNA harbors:
- a CDS encoding thiamine phosphate synthase translates to MTRRQSLPLLWLLSDARNDAGLERALNALPSGSGFVFRHYHLDARARPARFAALASIARGAGHTLVVAGDAALAFDWGADGTYGGAERAERLLCLAKAHDGEGLAAAGRAGADAVFLSPVFPTRSHPGEGTLGIHGFHVLAQRSRVPVIALGGMTPARADELAWPRWGAIDSLVPPQPA, encoded by the coding sequence ATGACCCGCCGCCAGTCCCTGCCCTTGCTGTGGCTCCTGTCGGATGCTCGCAATGATGCGGGACTGGAGCGTGCGCTGAACGCGCTTCCATCAGGCTCGGGCTTCGTCTTCCGTCACTATCATCTCGATGCAAGGGCGCGCCCCGCCCGCTTCGCTGCTCTTGCGTCGATAGCGCGGGGTGCGGGGCATACCCTCGTCGTTGCGGGAGACGCCGCGCTGGCGTTCGATTGGGGTGCCGACGGGACCTACGGCGGGGCGGAGCGGGCGGAGCGCCTGCTTTGTCTTGCCAAGGCGCATGATGGCGAGGGACTGGCCGCCGCCGGCCGTGCGGGGGCGGATGCGGTGTTCCTCTCCCCGGTCTTTCCGACACGCTCGCACCCGGGGGAAGGGACGCTCGGAATTCATGGGTTCCACGTCCTTGCCCAGCGCTCGCGCGTGCCGGTGATCGCGCTTGGCGGCATGACGCCGGCACGCGCCGACGAACTCGCCTGGCCCCGGTGGGGCGCGATCGACTCACTCGTTCCGCCGCAGCCCGCTTGA
- a CDS encoding FtsK/SpoIIIE family DNA translocase translates to MATRAAPKPDWKATFRRAAARAGEITGAALLALAALFLALALASHTPTDPSGSTAASEQGIGNWLGAPGAWVSDLVLGWFGLPSLLLLPLLYVAARRLWLEVETDGAADRGRWWRPFALLLAAIVLIGSVLALVFEGASGGLPAGPGGLAGLLGAKGAGALASRFGPAAEGWVVAAIALAALTSAIALVARVFAIDFRRFLTLPDFLRRAPAGSGGEARLPLPGRRQGKRLPAADMGDDADDADTPAPRRAPDIPDPAEAPRRASAAAKPKQRDMFASFELPSVELLAPPPAEKAVKLDKLALERNARLLETVLDDFNVKGEITAVRAGPVVTMYELEPAPGIKASRIIGLAEDIARNMSAVSARVSPIPGKTVMGIELPNADRQTVSYRELIESAAFEGSKGALPIILGKDIAGEPIIADLAAMPHLLVAGTTGSGKSVGLNTILLSLLYRFTPTECRLILIDPKVLELKTYDDIPHLLSPVVTEPAKSIRALKWAVEEMEKRYRMMSSVNSRNIAGFNEKVRAAIAKGAPLGRRVQTGFDPETGEEIYEEEQLDYEVLPQIVLIVDELADLMVTVGKEIEVLIQRLSQKSRAAGIHLIMATQRPSVDVITGVIKANLPTRISFKVTSRIDSRTILGEQGAEQLLGKGDMLYKPNTGAMIRVHGPFVADEEVERVADHWRAQGAPDYVDAVTEEPEEGGGFGFEDELTASDNPEERKYRQACQVVFEYQKASGSWLQRQMGVGYNTAAKWIERMEEDGFVGPANHVGRREIYRDKDGNPL, encoded by the coding sequence ATGGCAACGCGCGCCGCCCCGAAGCCCGACTGGAAAGCCACCTTTCGCCGCGCGGCGGCGCGGGCGGGGGAGATCACGGGGGCGGCGCTGTTGGCGCTGGCCGCGCTGTTCCTCGCGCTCGCGCTCGCCAGCCATACTCCGACAGATCCCAGTGGCTCCACCGCCGCCTCCGAACAGGGCATCGGCAATTGGCTCGGCGCGCCTGGAGCCTGGGTTAGCGACCTGGTGCTGGGCTGGTTCGGATTGCCTTCGCTGCTTCTGCTGCCGCTGCTTTATGTCGCCGCGCGGCGGCTTTGGCTCGAGGTCGAGACCGATGGCGCGGCGGACCGGGGCCGGTGGTGGCGGCCCTTCGCCCTGCTGCTGGCCGCGATCGTGCTCATCGGCAGCGTGCTCGCGCTGGTATTCGAAGGCGCCTCTGGAGGGCTTCCCGCGGGGCCTGGCGGGCTCGCCGGGCTGCTCGGCGCGAAAGGCGCGGGCGCGCTCGCGAGCCGCTTCGGCCCGGCGGCCGAGGGCTGGGTGGTCGCAGCCATCGCGCTCGCCGCTTTAACCAGCGCGATAGCGCTCGTCGCGCGGGTCTTCGCCATCGACTTCCGCCGCTTCCTCACTCTTCCCGACTTTCTTCGCCGCGCGCCTGCTGGGTCGGGGGGGGAGGCCCGGCTCCCGCTCCCCGGGCGGCGTCAGGGCAAGCGCCTGCCCGCAGCTGACATGGGCGATGATGCGGATGATGCAGATACGCCGGCACCGCGCCGCGCCCCCGACATTCCCGATCCCGCCGAAGCGCCCCGCCGGGCGAGCGCCGCCGCCAAGCCAAAACAGCGCGACATGTTCGCAAGCTTCGAGCTGCCGAGCGTGGAGCTGCTCGCTCCGCCGCCGGCGGAGAAGGCCGTCAAGCTCGACAAGCTGGCTTTGGAACGCAACGCCCGCCTGCTCGAGACCGTGCTCGACGACTTCAACGTCAAGGGCGAGATCACCGCGGTGCGCGCCGGCCCGGTGGTCACGATGTACGAGCTCGAGCCCGCGCCCGGCATCAAGGCGAGCCGGATCATCGGCCTCGCCGAGGACATTGCGCGCAACATGAGCGCGGTCAGCGCACGCGTTTCGCCCATTCCGGGCAAGACGGTGATGGGCATCGAGCTCCCCAACGCCGACCGCCAGACCGTCAGCTACCGCGAGCTGATCGAAAGCGCGGCATTCGAAGGCAGCAAGGGCGCGCTGCCGATCATCCTCGGCAAGGATATCGCGGGCGAGCCAATCATCGCCGATCTCGCCGCCATGCCGCATCTGCTGGTCGCGGGCACCACCGGTTCGGGCAAGTCGGTCGGCCTTAATACCATTCTCTTGAGCCTGCTCTACCGCTTCACCCCCACCGAGTGCCGGTTGATCCTGATCGATCCCAAAGTGCTCGAGCTCAAGACCTACGACGATATCCCGCATCTTCTCTCGCCCGTGGTGACCGAGCCGGCGAAGTCGATCCGCGCGCTCAAATGGGCGGTCGAGGAGATGGAAAAGCGCTACCGGATGATGTCGAGCGTCAATTCGCGCAACATCGCCGGGTTCAACGAGAAGGTGCGCGCCGCGATCGCCAAGGGCGCACCGCTGGGCCGCCGCGTCCAGACCGGCTTCGACCCCGAGACAGGCGAAGAGATCTACGAGGAAGAGCAGCTCGATTACGAGGTGCTGCCCCAGATCGTGCTGATCGTGGACGAGCTCGCTGACCTGATGGTCACTGTCGGCAAGGAGATCGAGGTGCTGATCCAGCGCCTCAGCCAGAAGAGCCGGGCGGCGGGTATCCATCTCATCATGGCGACGCAGCGGCCGAGCGTCGATGTCATCACCGGCGTCATCAAGGCGAACCTGCCCACGCGCATCAGCTTCAAGGTGACGAGCCGGATCGACAGCCGGACCATCCTCGGCGAGCAGGGGGCCGAGCAACTGCTTGGCAAGGGCGACATGCTCTACAAGCCCAACACCGGCGCGATGATCCGAGTCCACGGGCCCTTCGTTGCGGACGAGGAGGTCGAGCGTGTCGCCGATCACTGGCGCGCGCAGGGTGCGCCCGATTACGTCGATGCGGTGACGGAGGAGCCCGAGGAGGGCGGGGGCTTCGGCTTCGAGGACGAGCTCACCGCCAGCGACAACCCCGAGGAACGCAAATACCGCCAGGCCTGCCAGGTGGTCTTCGAATATCAGAAGGCGAGCGGGAGCTGGCTCCAGCGCCAGATGGGCGTGGGCTACAACACCGCCGCAAAATGGATCGAGCGCATGGAGGAGGACGGTTTCGTCGGCCCTGCCAACCACGTCGGCCGCCGCGAAATCTACCGCGACAAGGACGGCAATCCGCTGTGA
- a CDS encoding YggS family pyridoxal phosphate-dependent enzyme, with the protein MELADTPLADVRARIAGACARARRDPGEVTLIAVSKTRGPDAIQPLLDGGQRHFAENRVQEAEAKWPALREAHPAVQLHLVGQLQSNKAEVAARLFDCIHSLDRPRLVGALAKSFAKTGRALPCFVQINIAGEPQKGGCALSAFPGLLAAARAADIPIAGLMCVPPADIEPAPFFAFLDKLARHHGLEGRSMGMSGDYETAVMLGATHVRVGSALFGSRHPTKGD; encoded by the coding sequence ATGGAATTGGCAGACACCCCCCTCGCCGACGTGCGTGCGCGGATCGCGGGGGCCTGCGCACGCGCGCGGCGCGATCCGGGCGAGGTGACGCTGATTGCCGTCAGCAAGACGCGTGGCCCCGACGCCATCCAGCCGCTGCTTGATGGGGGCCAGCGCCACTTCGCGGAGAACCGGGTGCAGGAGGCGGAAGCCAAATGGCCCGCCTTGCGCGAGGCCCATCCGGCGGTGCAGCTCCATCTCGTCGGCCAGCTCCAGTCCAACAAGGCCGAGGTTGCCGCGCGCCTGTTCGACTGTATTCACTCGCTCGATCGGCCGCGCCTGGTGGGGGCGCTGGCGAAGTCCTTTGCCAAGACCGGGCGGGCCTTGCCCTGCTTCGTTCAGATCAATATCGCTGGCGAGCCGCAAAAGGGCGGCTGCGCGCTATCGGCATTCCCCGGCCTGCTTGCGGCGGCGCGCGCTGCGGACATTCCCATCGCCGGACTGATGTGCGTGCCCCCCGCCGATATCGAGCCAGCCCCTTTCTTCGCCTTCCTTGACAAGCTTGCGCGCCATCATGGGCTCGAGGGGCGTAGCATGGGGATGAGCGGCGATTACGAGACCGCCGTCATGCTGGGCGCGACCCATGTGCGGGTGGGAAGCGCGCTGTTCGGGTCTCGGCACCCCACAAAAGGCGATTGA